The Chiroxiphia lanceolata isolate bChiLan1 chromosome 4, bChiLan1.pri, whole genome shotgun sequence genome contains a region encoding:
- the ZCCHC4 gene encoding rRNA N6-adenosine-methyltransferase ZCCHC4 isoform X1 has translation MFNHYFFGGEAAHETCRKFLYEDNGERVIMVTDPPFGGLVEALASSFKKLMAMWKETGKEGQDNEEMPMFWIFPYFFESRILDFFPSFSMMDYQVDYDNHALYKHGKTGRRQSPVRIFTNLTPSTIVLPVEEGYRFCTLCQRYVSSGNQHCEMCNSCTSKDGRRWKHCVLCKKCVKPSWLHCNNCNLLCSSKHSCERLILAVLCVARQVTSAVPVPVSPAPEQLSKMTKRKGRKLQRR, from the exons ATGTTCaatcattatttttttggtgGAGAG GCTGCACATGAAACTTGTAGGAAATTCTTGTATGAAGATAATGGTGAAAGAGTCATTATGGTAACTGATCCCCCATTTGGAGGTTTAGTGGAAGCACTGGCTTCTAGTTTTAAAAAACTGATGGCAATGTggaaggagacaggaaaagaag GTCAAGACAATGAAGAGATGCCCATGTTCTGGATATTTCCATACTTCTTTGAGTCTCGTATTCTTGACTTTTTCCCAAGCTTCAGTATGATGGATTACCAG gtaGACTATGATAATCATGCACTGTATAAACATGGCAAGACAGGTCGCAGACAATCTCCTGTCCGTATCTTCACAAACCTTACCCCAAGTACCATTGTACTTCCTGTAGAAGAGGGTTATAG gttttgcACCTTATGTCAGCGATATGTTAGTTCTGGTAACCAGCACTGTGAGATGTGCAATTCATGTACGTCAAAA GATGGCAGACGATGGAAACATTGTGTTCTTTGCAAAAAATGTGTAAAACCCT CTTGGCTTCACTGTAACAATTGCAACCTGCTGTGCTCTTCCAAACACAGTTGTGAGAGACTGATTCTGGCTGTTTTGTGTGTGGCAAGGCAGGTCACAAGCGCAGTGCCTGTCCCAGTCTCTCCCGCACCAGAACAGCTTTCCA agatgacaaaaagaaagggcagaaaacTTCAAAGAAGGTAA
- the LOC116786460 gene encoding rRNA N6-adenosine-methyltransferase ZCCHC4-like, translating into MAAGERSTGGIALIGPASGAPSCPHGPALLFVKTSQGKEEGRRFYACSACRDRKDCNFFQWEDEKVSETRLAAREEYNRNHQPTFTHRQNVERYKNFILLPLSKRRFCQECQQLLLPTEWEKHSNHQLLCDISTAPEKSQSISVSTENKKTMHSIYLQTEVASFYLISLLI; encoded by the exons ATGGCGGCGGGGGAGCGCAGCACAGGCGGCATCGCCCTGATCGGGCCGGCGTCCGGCGCGCCCAGCTGCCCGCACG GTCCCGCGCTGCTGTTCGTGAAGACCAGccaaggaaaagaggaagggagaagattCTATGCTTGTTCAGCTTGTAGGGATAGAAAGGATTGTAACTTTTTTCAGTGGGAAGATGAGAAG GTGTCGGAAACAAGACTTGCAGCACGTGAAGAATATAATAGAAATCATCAACCTACTTTCACACACAGACAGAATGTGGAAAG GTACAAGAATTTTATTCTGCTGCCATTATCAAAGAGGAGGTTTTGCCAGGAATGCCAGCAATTGCTATTGCCAACAGAATGGGAAAAACACTCGAATCACCAGTTACTGTGTGATATCTCCACTGCCCCTGAAAAGTCCCAGTCAATTTCTGTATCCactgagaataaaaaaacaatGCACAGTATTTATTTGCAGACAGAAGTTGCCAGTTTCTACTTAATCTCCTTACTGATTTAG
- the ZCCHC4 gene encoding rRNA N6-adenosine-methyltransferase ZCCHC4 isoform X2 — MVTDPPFGGLVEALASSFKKLMAMWKETGKEGQDNEEMPMFWIFPYFFESRILDFFPSFSMMDYQVDYDNHALYKHGKTGRRQSPVRIFTNLTPSTIVLPVEEGYRFCTLCQRYVSSGNQHCEMCNSCTSKDGRRWKHCVLCKKCVKPSWLHCNNCNLLCSSKHSCERLILAVLCVARQVTSAVPVPVSPAPEQLSKMTKRKGRKLQRR, encoded by the exons ATGGTAACTGATCCCCCATTTGGAGGTTTAGTGGAAGCACTGGCTTCTAGTTTTAAAAAACTGATGGCAATGTggaaggagacaggaaaagaag GTCAAGACAATGAAGAGATGCCCATGTTCTGGATATTTCCATACTTCTTTGAGTCTCGTATTCTTGACTTTTTCCCAAGCTTCAGTATGATGGATTACCAG gtaGACTATGATAATCATGCACTGTATAAACATGGCAAGACAGGTCGCAGACAATCTCCTGTCCGTATCTTCACAAACCTTACCCCAAGTACCATTGTACTTCCTGTAGAAGAGGGTTATAG gttttgcACCTTATGTCAGCGATATGTTAGTTCTGGTAACCAGCACTGTGAGATGTGCAATTCATGTACGTCAAAA GATGGCAGACGATGGAAACATTGTGTTCTTTGCAAAAAATGTGTAAAACCCT CTTGGCTTCACTGTAACAATTGCAACCTGCTGTGCTCTTCCAAACACAGTTGTGAGAGACTGATTCTGGCTGTTTTGTGTGTGGCAAGGCAGGTCACAAGCGCAGTGCCTGTCCCAGTCTCTCCCGCACCAGAACAGCTTTCCA agatgacaaaaagaaagggcagaaaacTTCAAAGAAGGTAA